The window ggttgaaacagaaaccagcagccacagtagctctccaggaccagggttggagacccctgctctagtgTCTTCAACATGTTTCGTATTTGAATACCCGTGTCGCGTGCTCTGTGTGCAGCCAACCCTACCTGTCTCTTTGATGACACCTAGTGGTTCGTTGGAGCAACAACAGTTTATTAATACTCAATGTGTGACGTCACGTGGCGAGCCTCCTGGGGAAGATGAGTTATTGAGCTCCggttaatgtgtgtgtatatatatatatgtgtgtgaccGGGTGGTTAAAAGcaagtgttttttatatatatatcggcCAAATGCAGCACTATCCCTTTAAGGCACCGAGTTAAAAGAGAGTGCATCAGAACAGTTTGAGCAGAGCGCGAATATCTCTGGATGGAGAAAGAGCTGTATGTTGAAGCACCGGTTGCGCACATTTTCTGGGAAACCTGAAAAGAGAAATAGCGGGTGTGTATACTTTCACGTAATAAAGGTATGATTTCGCTATTGTTGATTTAGTCAAATGTGTGTATAGAACATGTTAAATTTGACTGTTTGACAAGAGATGATGTAACACGTGGGGAGATGGCAGGCCCTGAATATAATGTGTATCTGTTTCTTACAGAGGCCGCCACCACCCTCTTGCTCTGTATAAGATTGTTCACCTATCTTTAAAACCAAACCCTATTTCTATCTTTACCTGCTCTATTCATTTGTACCCTTCCCCTGTGTTACCTCTCTCTCAAATCCTCCTTTCTTACTACTTTTGGTGAATAAACCGAGACCCTGAAAAAAACCGCAGACCCTGTGTGAGTGTGTTCAAAGAAAGAGAACAAAACACGACGACCCTGGTaaaggggggggggtttacatttatatatatatatatatatatatatatatatatatatatatatatatcatgttttcttttgtattcttttcttgtgttgatgCCTATGTAATTGTGCATTAAAAAACTTGTACAGCTGCAGATTTGCTATTTAAAttgcagcagtaaaaaaaaagaaatccgaACTGATTCAATTGTTTGCTGACTTGTTGTTTTAGTTACAGTGAAGAGAACGccagcactgtgtgtatatatacatacacacacacacacacacacacacacacacacacacacacacacagagatataaaCGAATCCCTGTCCAGGAAAATgaactgtgagagagagagacccttaCACATGCGCAGATGAATTTGCATGCACACAAACTACAGAAATGACACCCATTTCGTTTACGCCCCAAAAGTGTCCCAAAAAGTCTCCCCTCCTGTGTTATTTGGCAAGGACGCCTTGACCTGGGCTTATCTTGACCCCCccctttcatgttttttttgctgttaacCACAGGCCGTTATTCTTGACAGCAGCAggaagaaacagaaaacaaagaagCATGTAAAAGCAGAAGCTGGATGACTTGTTTTAAACTAGGAGTTACATTCTTTATCAAGCCACCTTTACTCTTTAAAAGTTTGTGTTAATGTTATTACATTTGATTCAGAACAACAGAATAAAGGATTGATGtgattaatataatataatattgatTGATGTGATTAATATAATATTGACTGATGtgattaatataatataatattgatTGATGTGATTAATATAATATTGATTGATGtgattaatataatataatattgatTGATGtgattaatataatataatattgatatgattaatataatataatattgatatgattaatataatataatattgatTGATGTGATTAATATAATATCAATTGATGTGATTAACATTTCAATTCCTACACTATCTGGTTGCCAGCGTGTCGTTTGTTGCTTATCGTGCTGTTTGCCCAGTTACTTcttcagtgtgttcataaagtttattcaaagtctgCTGTTGCATAAAGAACTACTGAAATCAAGTTGCTCAGTGTCGGCATCCATGTATGATATTTTTACAACTTGCCATTAAAACCATAGAGCAGCTGCAAACACGTTCACATTTAGTTTTCATCCTCTTTGCTAGCGTTCATAGGGTGTGTACAAAAAAGGAGATTTACTTTCACGAAATTCAATTACACAAgcaaattcatttttttcagattgaTTTCTAACAGTGATTAAACAGTTTGGATATTCGGCCCGACTTCACAGAGGATTAAGGCAcgcgtattgaccaatcaggttacagGAAAtctccttgggggggggggggggggggcatcaaaCGGTGACATCACCATATTATTTTGTCTGGCCCCTAATTTTCTTTGAGACAACCAAATTTTAAAATTTAGGAGCCAGATGCCCCTAAGGATTTTGGCCAACTTTGAATCCTGCATAAACTAATAATTATGCCCATATCAATTTCTCAATAGCAAAGAGatattgtaaaaacaataacTGCTTTGTATGTCTATAggatacaaaaacacatttatttttaaaacatgttcttattttgtttgtatagTTTTGTATTATCATAATATACCTGCATATAGACATATTTCTGTTCAAACGTACAGTACTGCGGTTGTGCAGATGATTATGCGACGGGGTAGATACAACTACGACTTCAATCTGTGATTCTTCACCATTTATTATAACCATTAGATTGTTTTTAATACGGCTGCCTAAATGACGGCAAGTGGAGGTTCTAGGTCCTGACTTTTGATTGGCCAAAAGCTGGTTGCCAGGGAGTTGTTAAAAAACTTTATAAATAATGATCCCATCCTAGTTTGGTTATAAAAGGGAAaaccagaagaaaagaaaaactctGTGAAGATTTGTagataatattaaaaaaactgATGGTTGCTGAAGCCAGGTTTCTCTTTTCATTATAAACTAGTATAAGTTTAGGTaaagtgtttgtttaaactgtttttttttgtttgttcaaagTTTATTGCTTGTGCCAATGAGGTGTTTTACCAAGAAACAACAATTATTGTGAACTTAATAAAATCCACAACACTTTTGAAACTCCCAATCAACTGTCTCTTTGAGTTCGTGCAATCATTCCACCAGACCCTGGGTCGTTCTACTACAGATGAATGTAAGAGGCAAAAAGACCTAAAGAAACGCAAGTACATGCAAATGCActattatttttgttcatttttttaccacatttttctccccaatttgaaatatccaattgttttttaaGACCTTGTCTCAGCGCTGCAACTTCCCGTTTCGACTCGGCAGCGACAAAGACTATCATGCGCGTCCTCTGAAAcgcgtgccgtcagccgacctcttttcacactgcaagccgaCAGCTTAGCTATCCAGAACTGTCGCATTGTCGGAGGAAATGCAGTTCTGCCAGCAATTCGTAGCCAACTTGCAGGCAGGCAGCCCTGATTATGCAGGCGAATCCCAATGCTGATCCTTGAAGTGACTGAAGATCTTTATTAAAGTTTGGTTTGACTGGTCTATCTTGCCGGGAGCTTAATATATCTTCATGACTCATCAATCACATGAACCACTTCCTCCTCTTTCCTCCACCACGCTTCCTCCTCTCTCGTTTCCTGGTCTCTCTGTcttcacacacacagcacagggcaGTTGAGAGAGAAGGGCGATGGCTGAGGAGGTGACCTACGCAGATATCAAATTCTCTAAAATCCCAGCTGCGGGTACAGGAGCTCCCAATTCAACAGCAACCAGCCCCCCTCTGGAAGACAAAGCAGGTACCATGCTTCTAGAAACACTCCAAAACTCTTTCTACTAGAAACTATttcactgcttactgatgaattATAACACTTGATAGCTCATctcctgaattaaaaaataatatgtgtTTGAAGATTGTTTCCTGGTATTTCATCTTATTTTACTTGAATTAGTTTTGTGTTGTTGTGTTCACTCCTGAAATCACTGCTGATTTATTTCTGGACTTCTGTATTTATTCAGCAAATAACATACAACAACAGTACAATTACAGGCATTGCTGAAGTAATATGCAACAGTACAGAAATTACCTGGCATTACAAAACAGCACAATACAAGTATATCTCTCTAGACTAGAATGTTTTCGAGCTGATCatattctcctctctctctcccagtcccccCAGTCGAGCCCACTTCTCAGTCCAGGGTCACCATTGCTCTGGGGGTCACAGTGGGGGTCTTGCTCTTGGCAGTGATCGTCATGGGGACAGCAAGTAAGAACAGGTTTAAACGTTGTTCTGAGTTTTTATCTAAAGCTATCAATCTGCAGGGAGTACAAGACTGCAGCTCAGTTAACTTGAATGGCTTTCTTAAAATGGGAAGCAGCATTGAAAATGTGATCTTTGAATTTAACACTCAGCTACACAACAGTTCAGCTGTTAAAATCACAAGTACAGAAAGTTGTCATGTCCGTTTTAGCCTGCTGCAACTTTTTCAATAATGTTTTGCTATTCgttcaatttgtattttttttcaaagctagACTTTTAAACTTACTGTTTAATAGAGCATTCTGATTGATCAACTGAACTGATGCAACTGATCTGCAGCACTGGTAATAAACTCTGCTGTTTTTTCAGTAGGTCTACAAGTGCATCACAATCACAGCAGCTCCCAGTCGACCAGTCCACCCTGTCTGGAGAATTGCAACGATGTCATCACCAGAGAGCTCAGCAAGTATAAGAAGGGCCTCAGGCAGAGACTATGTGTAGATCCTAACACTGGCAAGGAAGGTAGATATTTTGGTATCCCTGTGAATTCTATACTGTACCTCATGTTGTCCCTGAATACATGATTGGAATGAATGTCCCTCAAGTGCTGtggtgcccccccaccccccaaccctGTGACATGTCACAGTGTCCACAAtgatcacattattatttcaacatCTTGAAGACTGGAGTGGAGACAGCAAGTCTGTGTACAGAAGGTGCTGCTTTTATCAtgcttgtattttattcattattCTGCTTAAATAAACCATTCATGCCGCTCTCATTATTTTCAGTGGAGTCGTGTGCAGTCTGTCTGGATGGATGGAGGAAGGGATACAATGGAAGCTGTTATTTCTTATCCACTGAGCAGAAGTCCTGGAACTTTGCTAACGAGTCCTGTTCCAAACTCGGTGCTCATCTTGCTGTGATTGAGAACAAGGAGGAGCTGGTAAGAGTCACAGAGAGCTTTCTAATTACAGACACTCGGAGTCCAATTCTACAGAACCGCTAAAGGGAAATCAtaacaaaataatgaataaataaaatttttTATATCAAGACcacaagatcatttatctcaggatctggATAAAACAGAAGTCAATATATTAAATTTTTCGAGATCCCGAGAAACTTGCGTTCTCAACATGACAaagactgttttatttttacgACACCCCTTTGGGTTCTGTACAATTCACAGAGATGGGTTcatatttttcttgttttcatcTTAACACAAGACACTTCTTCCTCCATGGGACTTTCTCAAAGCAGCTTGTTAACCATTGGCTATTTGAAAGCTCACTAGGGCTAAACCTTTCCCACCACATATcatgaaatacaaacacattaacAACGGTATGTACAAGAATGAAACCAAATAATATTAGAATACTAGAGCGATGACCATAGTCTGTGTGGGGCCCTATTATCCCAATTTAAAGAAAACCGCACACACATATCAATAAAACAGTAGGCTACTGCTTACCTTCAGTAATGAAGGAAGCAGAACCACACTGCATGTGTGCCGTCATTTCTAAGTGAAATGAAAACTGTTTCcaaatgttttcctttttatataaatctaaaattagATTTGACTGATCTGCTTATCAAATTCACGTGTAACTTTTCACATTTGGATGCATTCAGCTGCAGATTTGAGTGCTCTTTCATTTTTGCTGGGTAAATTACTGTACATGAAAACAATATGCCAAGCAAAACACAATCAAGTATTTTTTCTGAATATTTTAGCCAAGgggctttattttatattttatagcaCGCAGTATTTACGAGTGTAGCCGACTTCCAAACATTTCATTTGTTACAGATACCTATTCAGAGCGTTGGTGTGGTGGTCCTTCTTTATACGCACAGTCTCTATTTCATTATCTATCAGTAGTACTCACTTTAAGAAAAGACTCCAAAAAAACGAAAATACGaggctgccctgccctgccctgccctgcggTGCCCTGCggtgccctgccctgccctgccctgccctgccctggggtgccctgccctgccctgcgctgccctgccctgtcctgcGGTGCCCTGCCCTGCGGTGCCCTGCGctgtcctgccctgccctgccctgcactGTCCTGCGGTGCCCTGCCCTGTCCTGCggtgccctgccctgccctgccctgccctgcgatgctctgcgctgccctgccctgccctgcggtgccctgcgctgccctgctctgccctgccctgccctgccctgtgctgccctgccctgccctgtcctgcccTGCGATGCCCTGCggtgccctgccctgccctgtcctgcGGTGCCCTACCCTGCggtgccctgccctgccctgcgctgccctgccctgccctgccctgtcctgTCCTGCGGTGCCCTGCCCTGCggtgccctgccctgccctgtcctgcggtgccctgccctgccctgtcctgcGGTGCCCTGCCCTacgctgccctgccctgccctgcgctgccctgccctgccctgtcctgcGGTGCCCTGCCCTacgctgccctgccctgccctgcgctgccctgccctgccctgtctTGGTTTTCTTCAGTAGAATTTAAGAGGGACAGGCTATTAATTATCACACAGCTAACACTTtgatgttgcatttttttaattcttatgtCCATTGTTGCGAAGTTCTGCTGCTAATTTAAGTTTGTTAAATGTTAAGTGAAAACAAACCCGCGCACGCGGCACTCCCTTATTAATGCACGTTATGGCAGCACACAAACCCAGTACACGCACATGAGGAAACACGTCCGCTTTCTCAGTCAGTGCAAACAGTACATTGGGAAGCAGAAATCAAGAgatgattattgtgaagagtctgaattGGATTCATTTCAAGATGTCATATACACAATTTATGACGCACGCAGGGGCCCCTTGGGGGTGGGGCCCTAGGCTGCCGCCTTGCAtgccttgccctaaggccggccctggtgATTGCAGTGACGGCGGTTTCTTACAGATGGACTGACCCAAGTTTCTAATATAAAAACAGTTCCCTGTAGCGTCATTGAAACAATAAAGACAAAATATATAGAACTGGAAGTTTATAAACATTCATTCAGATGATATTGTTATTCTAGAAACACAGGGTTTTGGGTGTTTTTCACATTTGAATATTACATTCCCCCCATGACTTCTTTTGGATCAGTCCATCTGCATTCCTATTAGCGCCTGCCATGCCACTCGCTGACCACAAGAGGTCGctctaatatatacagtatatgcatcaTTACAATGGATACGCTGGTGAAACTGCAACCCGGCTACACTTACAGTTATtgaagataaaataaaaacacaagcgACCTGTAAAGATAACTGAGAAAAGCCCTTGTAAGAGTGTCCATTGCTTCACATGTTTCAATAGATTCTTCTCTATCTCTACAGGACACCATACACAGAGCTATACCATCTAACAGCATTTGCTGGATTGGACTGCGTAGAAAAGATCCTCACTGGCTTTGGGTTGATGGCACTCAGCTTGATGAGAAGTGAGTTTCCTCTTTATGTTTTTATTGCTTCACAGGAAACTAAATGAACTACATGACTGGAATTTCTCAGATGAAAAACATCACATGCTTATTGTATTGCAACAAACCGCTGGAGCTGATGCTGCTTTCATTGTTTCTGGCAGGATTTCAGTTTCCACACAACACCGAGGGTATCATTGTGCCTCTGTGTATGGAAGTGGTGTATATGCAGAGTCGTGTAACACAGTTTATCCCTGGATCTGTGAGCAGGATGCTGTGCGCTTCTGAGTGAATCCACAGACTCTTCACTTGAGGAACAGAGAAGATCTCATTGCAGAGCCTGAGTATGAATGTTATGAATCCGCAGAGCAACTCGCTGCACTTCTACAGCTCCATTGAAGAGGAAACACAGAAAATTAGCAGCAgggtttagaacagggtttccttTTTAAAGAGCAAATCAAGACGTAACCGCTGTGTAAATGGGGTTAGTTTTTTAGATTTCAGAATATGTACATTTCTTTACACTATATTTGAGTGTTTAAATTAATTGCTGCGACAATTAAAAACATACAATCAGGATGAAGTTTGCTTTCCATGCAATGTGAATTCACCCCGTACCCTGTTCACAGTTTAGTTGTTGTCTTGCTGTATTGATTTATATTTGATGTTATTTCTAGCAGTGTGCGGATGAGAAaccatttcattttatatattgaCCAAACAAGTGCTGTCCTATTACTAGTTAGTTTACCATTACTAGTGTTACTAGTTTAGTAATGCTAAAGCTTTTCCAGTTTGCTTTGCATCGAATGCcgattctgttttaaatgttaaacatgttaatggCTTACTTTTGTAATGCTCATCTCAGATCTTCCTGTAGTAAAATACCTTGTGGAGAGCTGGTGTGCTGTGGTTTGTGACACACTCACAAGTGCTGCTGGAAAGCTTCACCAACAtgcaaagaaaacacattttcaatatattattaaaaaacaaaatgaataatatATGAAGTTAAAGATGaatatttcaaatacatataAACATCAGTTTCGTATATGTAAAATGTGAGTACAATGTATTGTGATGAACTGG of the Acipenser ruthenus chromosome 43, fAciRut3.2 maternal haplotype, whole genome shotgun sequence genome contains:
- the LOC117965830 gene encoding killer cell lectin-like receptor subfamily F member 1, with product MAEEVTYADIKFSKIPAAGTGAPNSTATSPPLEDKAVPPVEPTSQSRVTIALGVTVGVLLLAVIVMGTAIGLQVHHNHSSSQSTSPPCLENCNDVITRELSKYKKGLRQRLCVDPNTGKEVESCAVCLDGWRKGYNGSCYFLSTEQKSWNFANESCSKLGAHLAVIENKEELDTIHRAIPSNSICWIGLRRKDPHWLWVDGTQLDEKISVSTQHRGYHCASVYGSGVYAESCNTVYPWICEQDAVRF